One genomic segment of Impatiens glandulifera chromosome 6, dImpGla2.1, whole genome shotgun sequence includes these proteins:
- the LOC124942385 gene encoding ribosomal RNA small subunit methyltransferase E isoform X2, whose protein sequence is MTELVNGKGCLVEGVIQSVDHKGLYILSDKDPEEVLPHYTQWRVFAAFGTLKGGRADWLVEKCTELGASSVTPLLTERSPSISANRVDRLHRLIMAASKQCQRLHGMTLDPPLDIRALLPIVSLSKLSFVATAEAPPVLTALASSSRKEASGIIIIGPEGDFTEKELISVMEAGATAVGLGQHRLRVETATLALLATVMFWSDSPPLSAT, encoded by the exons ATGACAG AGCTCGTCAATGGTAAGGGATGTCTAGTAGAAGGAGTTATCCAGTCAGTTGACCACAAGGGACTATATATTTTGTCAGACAAGGACCCAGAAGAAGTTTTGCCTCACTACACACAGTGGCGTGTATTTGCTGCCTTCG GGACATTGAAGGGGGGTCGTGCTGACTGGCTCGTTGAGAAATGCACG GAGCTAGGAGCAAGCAGTGTGACTCCACTGTTGACTGAGCGTTCACCGTCAATTTCAGCTAATCGAGTAGATAGACTGCATCGACTCATTATGGCAGCATCTAAACAAT GTCAACGGCTGCATGGGATGACTTTGGATCCTCCATTGGATATTAGAGCACTTTTACCTATT GTTTCTCTGTCAAAGCTCTCTTTTGTTGCCACAGCTGAGGCTCCTCCTGTTCTTACTGCATTAGCTTCTTCTTCAAGGAAAGAAGCAAGTGGGATAATCATCATTGGACCAGAAGGGG ATTTCACTGAGAAGGAGTTGATTTCGGTCATGGAAGCAGGAGCAACTGCTGTTGGCCTGGGACAACATCGCCTACGAGTTGAAACAGCTACTCTGGCACTCTTGGCAACTGTAATGTTCTGGTCTGATTCTCCACCACTCTCAGCTACTTGA
- the LOC124942385 gene encoding ribosomal RNA small subunit methyltransferase E isoform X1, whose translation MWCGGETAARRGMMMRALSHLVHVRRPCLLNHNHHNHRSWRRRRLTCFRAFSSSSSPTAYKNQSRGGLSRFYSEVLPLSKGELVRIQGDEFKHMTKVLRLTTNDRVELVNGKGCLVEGVIQSVDHKGLYILSDKDPEEVLPHYTQWRVFAAFGTLKGGRADWLVEKCTELGASSVTPLLTERSPSISANRVDRLHRLIMAASKQCQRLHGMTLDPPLDIRALLPIVSLSKLSFVATAEAPPVLTALASSSRKEASGIIIIGPEGDFTEKELISVMEAGATAVGLGQHRLRVETATLALLATVMFWSDSPPLSAT comes from the exons atgtGGTGTGGTGGTGAAACGGCGGCCCGTCGAGGGATGATGATGCGAGCCCTATCACATCTTGTACATGTCCGACGACCGTGTCTTTTGAATCATAATCATCATAATCATCGTTCATGGCGTCGACGACGACTCACATGTTTCAGGGcattctcctcctcctcttctccTACTGCATATAAAAACCAGTCTCGCGGTGGTCTATCTCGCTTTTACTCCGAAGTCCTCCCTCTCTCTAAG GGTGAACTTGTGCGTATTCAAGGAGATGAATTTAAACATATGACTAAGGTGCTTAGATTGACCACGAATGACAG GGTAGAGCTCGTCAATGGTAAGGGATGTCTAGTAGAAGGAGTTATCCAGTCAGTTGACCACAAGGGACTATATATTTTGTCAGACAAGGACCCAGAAGAAGTTTTGCCTCACTACACACAGTGGCGTGTATTTGCTGCCTTCG GGACATTGAAGGGGGGTCGTGCTGACTGGCTCGTTGAGAAATGCACG GAGCTAGGAGCAAGCAGTGTGACTCCACTGTTGACTGAGCGTTCACCGTCAATTTCAGCTAATCGAGTAGATAGACTGCATCGACTCATTATGGCAGCATCTAAACAAT GTCAACGGCTGCATGGGATGACTTTGGATCCTCCATTGGATATTAGAGCACTTTTACCTATT GTTTCTCTGTCAAAGCTCTCTTTTGTTGCCACAGCTGAGGCTCCTCCTGTTCTTACTGCATTAGCTTCTTCTTCAAGGAAAGAAGCAAGTGGGATAATCATCATTGGACCAGAAGGGG ATTTCACTGAGAAGGAGTTGATTTCGGTCATGGAAGCAGGAGCAACTGCTGTTGGCCTGGGACAACATCGCCTACGAGTTGAAACAGCTACTCTGGCACTCTTGGCAACTGTAATGTTCTGGTCTGATTCTCCACCACTCTCAGCTACTTGA